From Alteromonas australica, one genomic window encodes:
- the tsaE gene encoding tRNA (adenosine(37)-N6)-threonylcarbamoyltransferase complex ATPase subunit type 1 TsaE — MSYPHSTFYAKTPEETEVLSKDLASAVAAQSPIEAVIYLDGDLGAGKTTFSRYFIQSLGHNGSVKSPTYTLVEPYELETVSVYHFDLYRLADPEELEFMGIRDYFGGGTIALVEWSEKGAEYLASPDIVISINIDPAGRQFKIEARSAKGAKILQNCKCI; from the coding sequence ATGTCGTATCCCCACTCTACCTTTTATGCCAAAACACCTGAAGAAACAGAGGTGTTGTCAAAAGATTTAGCCTCGGCGGTTGCTGCGCAATCGCCCATTGAGGCGGTGATTTATTTAGACGGCGATCTCGGGGCGGGAAAAACCACCTTTAGTCGCTATTTTATTCAATCACTTGGTCACAATGGCAGTGTAAAAAGCCCAACTTATACGCTGGTTGAGCCCTATGAGTTGGAAACCGTGTCTGTTTACCATTTTGATTTATACCGGTTAGCTGACCCAGAAGAGCTAGAATTTATGGGCATTCGCGATTATTTCGGCGGCGGAACTATCGCGCTAGTAGAATGGTCTGAAAAAGGCGCAGAATACTTGGCATCGCCCGACATAGTGATTAGTATAAATATTGACCCTGCAGGACGCCAATTTAAAATAGAGGCGCGCTCTGCCAAAGGCGCTAAAATACTGCAAAACTGTAAGTGCATTTAG